In Sphaerochaeta sp., the genomic window CCTTTTGCAATGCAGGGAAGAAACAACCTGTTACGCGGAAAACTCCGACAATCCCTCGATGGCATACGCCCGCACCGGACAGGAGTCCAGCCCTTTGATGGGCAGTGGAGCGTAACTCATGAAGAACGTATCGGTGGAAAGCCGATCCAAATGCTTCAGCACTTCCAGGAACACGATGTTCTCCGCCAAAAGGATGTCATGGAACGGCTTGACGTCCTCATTTCGGTTCTCGATGGACACGCCATCACCGAAACCGACACATTTGGCGTGATGCTCCTTCAGCCACTGGGCCGTCTCCCCGTTGACCAGCAGCCGCTTGTCCTCCGCCGTATTGGTCTTCGGCGTGAACGGCGTGAGTTTGTATGGGGAATCCAGAATGACGATGTCCCCATCCTTCATCTTCGGGGCGCACACCGCATCCAGCATTTTCGCCGTGATGTAGGTATTGGGCTTTGCGTCGGAAAACGTCACGTAGATGGCTCTCCCGAAGAACGTGGTGAGCGGCAGGTCCGCCACGGACGGCCAGGCGTCATTGTGATGGTACGGACACTCACAGTGCGTCCCAAGATGGCTCATCAAATCCATGTTGGTGTGGTAGTCAGGGATCGGCCCTCCGGTGTTGAAACGGTACAGCTTGCACCTTCTGGTTTCCGTTGCGGGATCCAGTTCCTTGGAAAGATCAACGATCCTCAACCCATGCATTTCATACACACAATCCATATATCCTTCTCCTTCAGGGTCAATCCCTGGGTTTGGTCTCCAGCGCGTGGATCAGACGCACCATCAACTCTTGTCGCGGCACGGGCACCTGCAGGGCCTTCGCCCTGCGGACCACATAGCCGCTGATCATATCCACTTCCGTCTTTCGCCCCGCCTTGATGTCGGAGTAGATCGACGTATATCCGCCATGGGCACGATCCAGAACGCCACGGATATCGCGCCTCACGTCCTCCCGGTCAAACGGATACCCGTCCGCCTTGGCGACGGAAAGCGCCTCATCCACCAATGACACGACGGCATCCCACGTTTCCTGATGCTGTCCCAAGATATTCCATCGAACACTGCAGGACGGCGGTCAACGCGCTGATGCTGGTATTGTTGAACAGCTTGCGCCAGACGCTGCGCATCACTTCGGAAGAGACCTTGGTCGGGAATCCGCAGGCGGTGAATTCCGCCGCTATGGGCTCCAGGATACTGCTTTCCCCTTCCACCAGTCCGATGACCGTCACACCGGAGCCACCATGGACCACCACCCCTACATCCCGTACCGACGCGTTGTCCTGCGTCGTGCCGATGATGATCCGGGTCCGGGGGACGAACGGGAGAATCAACTCATCATGACCGGCTCCGTTCTGGAACGTGGCGACCAATGTGGATGGGCCGATCAAACCGGCGTTTGTCTGCAGCGCCTCCCGGGTATGCATTGATTTGACGAACAGAATTACCAGATCCACCGGAGACATTCCGGAGGTATCCGTCGTCGTGTCAGGATGGTACAGGTGCTCTCCATCCGCCTGGACGATACGCACGCCTTCCCGGCGGAGCAGTTCGGATTTTTCCGGATGTACGCCAACAAGCACCACGTGGTTCCTGACGGACAACAGGCTGCCAAACAGGCATCCCATGGCGCCATCCCCAAGCACAGCGATACGCATCACGCACCTCCAAGCAGGGAAGAGCGCACCTTGACCACCACTTTCTTGCAGGTGACGCTCCGACCATTCCAAGCCCCACCGGGACGATGGATGTCCGTCGGGAAGAAGATCACGACATCACCCTTGCGGGTGTACACCCGGGACTCTTCGTCGGCCACAGGACAATAGTACAGGTCATCCTTGGGGTTTCCTCCGACAATCGGCTCGTTCCCCTGCCGTTCGGAGCACCCCAACAGCTCCTCGCCCTCCACCCAGTACTGTACGTCCAGATAGATGTCGTGGAACTCCGCTTTGCATTGGGTGATGTCCTTGGTCTCAAGGGTGAACACCCTTGCGAACAGATCCTTCCCCTCAATGGGATACTCCCCTGGCTCCATGGAAGAGAAATCATGGGTGCGCAAGTATTGGAACACCCGGCGAAGCACGCCAGGAAGCCAACTGTCATCGCGATCCAATCGTGTGGTAATCATGCCAGCTCCTTTTGCAATCGATTGCAATCCACCAAAGTATAGGTATCTTCGCTTCCTTGGTCAAGTTCAGGTTGTCTCTCGGAGAACGATGGATGAGACGATCACCTGCTTCTTTTTCCCCGGTTTTCCTTCGACGGCATCCACCAACGCGCGGGCACACCCGAGGGAAAGCTCCCCCAGTTTGGTATCCAGACTGGTCAGCCGGGGGGTGGTCACGTACGCGTACGGACTGTTGTCCACGCCTATGACCGCTACGGACTGGGGCACAGCCCTCCCCGCATCCTGCACAGCTCGCAGGCCTCCCGCAGCCAAAAGATCGACGGCATAGATGATGCCATCCACCTGGGGATGCTGGACAAGCAAGCTGGCAGTGGCGTCATATCCCGCCTGGTAGTCCGACGAAGATGCCGGGATGATCCAGGACGTGACGGAAGGATCCTTTCCCACCTCGTTGAGGAACCCCTGCTGCTTGATGCGGTTGCTCGGCGTGTCCGTCCCGTTGACGA contains:
- a CDS encoding cyclase family protein → MDCVYEMHGLRIVDLSKELDPATETRRCKLYRFNTGGPIPDYHTNMDLMSHLGTHCECPYHHNDAWPSVADLPLTTFFGRAIYVTFSDAKPNTYITAKMLDAVCAPKMKDGDIVILDSPYKLTPFTPKTNTAEDKRLLVNGETAQWLKEHHAKCVGFGDGVSIENRNEDVKPFHDILLAENIVFLEVLKHLDRLSTDTFFMSYAPLPIKGLDSCPVRAYAIEGLSEFSA
- a CDS encoding 2-dehydropantoate 2-reductase — translated: MRIAVLGDGAMGCLFGSLLSVRNHVVLVGVHPEKSELLRREGVRIVQADGEHLYHPDTTTDTSGMSPVDLVILFVKSMHTREALQTNAGLIGPSTLVATFQNGAGHDELILPFVPRTRIIIGTTQDNASVRDVGVVVHGGSGVTVIGLVEGESSILEPIAAEFTACGFPTKVSSEVMRSVWRKLFNNTSISALTAVLQCSMEYLGTASGNVGCRRVIGG
- a CDS encoding YhcH/YjgK/YiaL family protein; this encodes MITTRLDRDDSWLPGVLRRVFQYLRTHDFSSMEPGEYPIEGKDLFARVFTLETKDITQCKAEFHDIYLDVQYWVEGEELLGCSERQGNEPIVGGNPKDDLYYCPVADEESRVYTRKGDVVIFFPTDIHRPGGAWNGRSVTCKKVVVKVRSSLLGGA